The following is a genomic window from Lysinibacillus sp. G4S2.
ATAAAAATCTTTTTTAATGATATATCTTTTGGATGAACTTTCAAACTTCATCGAAATATATTCCCTTTGATGCATACTATAAGTTTGTATATATTGAATATCTAATTGAATTTGCGTGAAAAATCGCTCAAGCTCCCTAGTTTCCGCTGCTTTTAACGAATACTTAACGACAATCACTGACAAACACATAACGATAAACAATACAATGATCATTTCAACAAACGTATAGCCACGCTCACTTTTTATAACATCCATCAGCTACCAGAACCTACTTCAGAAGATGGCTTTGCCAATCGTACCTCTCCATCATTCGTTATCTCGATCACTTTTTTATTTGGACAGGTCGTTTCATTCTTCTTCAAATAGCCTTTTTCTACTAATTCCCCAATTGTTGGATATGCCATAAAATCTACTCGATACGCCTCTACTTGCCCCTGCACCATGCTAATATACGCTTTACAGCCCTTCTCATCAATTGTGGCAAAATGTTTCGTAACGTTTGGAATTGTGATTAAAATTAATATTGAAATAATAAGCAGAACGATTAACATTTCGATCAATGTAAAGCCAGCTTGCTGCTTTAGACGTTTCATTATTATCCTCCTATACTAGTTCAATCATTTGATATATTGGTAATAATAAACTTACATACGCGGCAACTATACACACTGCAATAATAATAAAGAAGGTTGGCTGCACAAACGCAAGGATTTTATGCAATAGTTGCTCCTGCTTTTCTGTCAGTAATTCGCTATACAGTACTAGCTCTTTCCCTAAATAGCCACTTTGCTCCCCATGTTCAACAAATACGGAGAAATCCTTCTGCCAAACTTCCATCAAATTTACAGCTCGTGTGAGCGTATCACCAAAAACAACACGCTCCTTTATACATCGGGCCAAATGTTGAAGAAATGGTTGAAGTCGCTGCTCCTCTAAAATTTGTAGACTTGCCTGTAAAGAAAATCCACTTTGTAACAAACTTCCTAAATACGCAGCAAATTGTCTCGTTAAAGATATTCGTATATACATCCGAATAAATGGAGTTTTTAAGATGATTTTTAGCCGCTGAGCAATTGGTTGTCGTTTGAGATACAGCTGAAAAATCAAAATGCTACAAATTACGGCTATCCCTACAACAAATAGAGCGTCGGGAAAATGCAATAATAGCTTTGACAAAGCAATACTACTTGTTTCCTCTTTGCCGGTAGTTCGACTTGTCACCATTTTTTCTATATTAGGAAAAAATACGGTGCGAAATACTAAAAACAACAGCAACAAAAATAGAAAGAGTACCACTGGATATAAGAGTAGCTTCATTAACTTTTTCTTCGTCGCCTCACTCAAAGCCATTTGCTTAGCCACACCTTTTAACGTTTCGATCATATGCCCATTGTTTTCTGCAACTGTAATAGCCACTAAATACTGCTTTGAAATGTGCAAAGTTTCAAGAATTCCTGAAACACCGACTCCCTGCCTCAGCTTTTCATTGATTAGCTTTTGTATTTCTTCATGTGCTTCAATATGATGGGGTAATAGAATTGAAATAGCTTGCGGGAATAAATAACCTTCCTGCATTAGCACGCTTAATCGGCTAAAAAAATGGGCTTGCTCCCTAACTCGCCAAATTGTCGCCTTTTTGTAATCAAGACGAATTCTCTCAATCAATTTTCGTATTCGCATAGTTCGGACTCTCTATTAATTCTCTTTGACCTGAAAGTGTTAACTCATGTGGTAGCTCATAGCTAGTTTTTTGCGTAATTGCCTTTAAGGCCATTTGAAGATGCACATCGCTTAATATTTCAAATAATGCACGGCGTTCTTCTTTGATTATTGGCGATTGGAAAAGAGTTTGAGCAACAATACCTACAACTGTTTGACGAAGTTCTTCCACTGAAACGCCTAAGTCAATGAATCGATAAAGGCAATTGACTGAATCCTTGGCATGAATCGTCGTGACCACTAAATGACCTGTTAACGATGCCTCGATTGCGATTTTTGCCGTCTCTTTATCACGTATTTCTCCAATCATAATAACGTCAGGTGAGTGGCGCAAAATAGCCTTTAAGCCTGTAGAATATGTAACTCCTGCTCGTTCGTTCACCTGAATCTGAAGAAGATTAGCCTGATTATTTTCGACAGGGTCCTCTAATGAAATGACGTGTCTATTTAACTCTGAAGAACAATAATGGATCAGAGAATACAAAGATGTTGACTTACCAGATCCGGTTGCACCTGTGAAACATAATAGCCCTTGTCGATGTTTCACTAGTTCCATCAACATGTCTGCTGCATACTTAGAGTAAGATAGGGAAGTAAGTGGGAAAGCATGATTTTGTAAAAGCAGTCGAATAATTAGACTTTCTTTTAAAAATACTGAGGGAAGTGTAGAGACACGGAAGGCATATTGATCTTCTTCCATAGCTTTTTGGAAAGAGCCGCTTTGGGGTTTTCGCCGCTCGCTTATATCTAATGCCGCTAAAAATTTATAATAGGAAATCATTCGTTCCGCAAGATCGTACGGTAACTCACCTGCTTGGAGTAGCTTATCATATTTTCGAAAATAAATACGATATCGTACTCTTTCTGGAACTAACAATAAATCTGATGCACCGAAATGATATGCTTTTAGTAAAAGTTGCTCACATTTTTGTTCGACAATTGTTTCAAAATTCTGCATATTCGCACCCCTATTCTAGTTCATTCGAATATGACCGCTCTATTCGTTATCCCTAGTATAGATACGAATTTGCCACAAGAAAAGCCCTTTTCTTAAAATAAAAATTTACTATCAAATTTCCTTTCAAATATGTTTTTTACGATAAAACTGTGAATAACGCACAAATTTTCACTAAAGATGAACATAGTCATATGAATGATGAATGCACAAGACCTCATCACCATAACGTGTGGTTGATTTCCGTTCCTACTAGGGCGTTTTATAGCTGTCGCTTTGCTTTCGCTACAGAAAACATTTGGTGTTGGTGTTGCTGTCGCTTCGCTTTCGCACAGAGCAAAGCTTCCTGGGGAGGCGTCCGATGAGCCACTGATTCCCAAGGAGTCGCCCTGCTGGAACGAAGATCGACTAATATACATGGAAAATGTTTCAATAAATGTCATCCACCATTTTTGATGATGAGCTAAAATTTTGTTT
Proteins encoded in this region:
- the comGA gene encoding competence type IV pilus ATPase ComGA — its product is MQNFETIVEQKCEQLLLKAYHFGASDLLLVPERVRYRIYFRKYDKLLQAGELPYDLAERMISYYKFLAALDISERRKPQSGSFQKAMEEDQYAFRVSTLPSVFLKESLIIRLLLQNHAFPLTSLSYSKYAADMLMELVKHRQGLLCFTGATGSGKSTSLYSLIHYCSSELNRHVISLEDPVENNQANLLQIQVNERAGVTYSTGLKAILRHSPDVIMIGEIRDKETAKIAIEASLTGHLVVTTIHAKDSVNCLYRFIDLGVSVEELRQTVVGIVAQTLFQSPIIKEERRALFEILSDVHLQMALKAITQKTSYELPHELTLSGQRELIESPNYANTKID
- the comGC gene encoding competence type IV pilus major pilin ComGC, with the protein product MKRLKQQAGFTLIEMLIVLLIISILILITIPNVTKHFATIDEKGCKAYISMVQGQVEAYRVDFMAYPTIGELVEKGYLKKNETTCPNKKVIEITNDGEVRLAKPSSEVGSGS
- the comGD gene encoding competence type IV pilus minor pilin ComGD, coding for MDVIKSERGYTFVEMIIVLFIVMCLSVIVVKYSLKAAETRELERFFTQIQLDIQYIQTYSMHQREYISMKFESSSKRYIIKKDFYTELYERPFPKGVEFIPESNSVHTIIYNYYGTVMTPGTIYFNTPQGIKKVVITLGRGRSRVE
- the comGB gene encoding competence type IV pilus assembly protein ComGB; translation: MRIRKLIERIRLDYKKATIWRVREQAHFFSRLSVLMQEGYLFPQAISILLPHHIEAHEEIQKLINEKLRQGVGVSGILETLHISKQYLVAITVAENNGHMIETLKGVAKQMALSEATKKKLMKLLLYPVVLFLFLLLLFLVFRTVFFPNIEKMVTSRTTGKEETSSIALSKLLLHFPDALFVVGIAVICSILIFQLYLKRQPIAQRLKIILKTPFIRMYIRISLTRQFAAYLGSLLQSGFSLQASLQILEEQRLQPFLQHLARCIKERVVFGDTLTRAVNLMEVWQKDFSVFVEHGEQSGYLGKELVLYSELLTEKQEQLLHKILAFVQPTFFIIIAVCIVAAYVSLLLPIYQMIELV